A genomic segment from Agrobacterium vitis encodes:
- the chpT gene encoding histidine phosphotransferase ChpT yields the protein MLKNVNLTLAGPDLAALLCSRVCHDVISPVGAINNGLELLDEGGADADAMDLIRTSALNASVRLKFARLAFGASGSVGASIDTGEAEKAVKDFAAAEKKTEITWNGPRAIIAKNRVKLLMNLMLVAYGAIPRGGSLDVTLENPEYDAKFTIVAKGRMLRVPPKFAEICNGQMEEAVDAHSIQPYYTVLLADESSMELKYSIGEGEIIFTAESVAAG from the coding sequence ATGCTCAAGAACGTGAACCTAACGCTGGCCGGACCCGATCTGGCAGCCCTGCTGTGCAGCCGCGTCTGCCATGATGTCATTTCGCCTGTAGGCGCCATCAATAACGGGCTGGAACTGCTGGATGAAGGCGGGGCGGATGCCGATGCAATGGACCTGATTCGCACCAGCGCGCTGAATGCTTCGGTTCGTCTGAAATTCGCCCGGCTTGCATTTGGGGCCTCCGGCTCGGTCGGTGCGTCGATCGATACTGGCGAGGCCGAGAAAGCCGTCAAGGATTTCGCTGCCGCCGAAAAGAAAACCGAAATCACCTGGAACGGTCCGCGCGCCATTATCGCTAAGAACCGCGTCAAATTGCTGATGAACCTGATGCTGGTGGCCTACGGCGCCATTCCGCGCGGCGGCTCACTGGACGTGACGCTGGAAAATCCGGAATATGACGCGAAATTTACCATCGTCGCCAAGGGCCGCATGCTGCGGGTGCCGCCGAAATTCGCCGAAATCTGCAATGGCCAGATGGAAGAAGCTGTCGATGCCCATTCGATCCAGCCCTATTACACCGTGCTGCTGGCCGACGAATCATCGATGGAGCTGAAATACAGCATCGGCGAAGGCGAAATTATCTTCACTGCCGAATCAGTTGCTGCTGGCTGA
- a CDS encoding flagellar export protein FliJ, whose protein sequence is MKSRDSLVRLKAFQVTEKRRQLQQLQLMMSEFERMAKELENQISLEEKKAGITDASHFAYPTFAKAARQRADNLQDSIRELKVQQDAAELSLELAEAEHAKAAALEERDNQQRVRA, encoded by the coding sequence ATGAAGTCGCGTGACAGCCTAGTTCGCCTGAAGGCATTTCAGGTTACCGAGAAGCGTCGGCAGCTGCAACAATTGCAGTTAATGATGTCTGAATTTGAACGTATGGCCAAGGAATTGGAGAATCAGATTTCTCTGGAAGAAAAAAAGGCGGGCATCACTGATGCTTCGCATTTCGCCTATCCGACTTTTGCAAAGGCCGCCCGCCAGCGTGCCGACAACCTGCAGGATTCGATTCGCGAGCTGAAGGTTCAACAAGATGCCGCGGAACTGTCATTGGAACTGGCCGAGGCCGAACATGCCAAGGCCGCCGCGTTGGAAGAGCGCGACAATCAGCAGCGGGTTCGCGCTTAA
- a CDS encoding TetR/AcrR family transcriptional regulator encodes MSEQQRVVMRLPVMPDEERRERILKAAEVVFDTMGFGDATMEEVARLAGMAKKTVYRFFPDKRCLFTALIQSHDQLQIEIGGQRGQTADPRERVRLALEALARFVLSPRQILVTRLIIAEAGKHPGLTRQFYEDCVENFRAFLAQELDFHVAVSPSEAVDRRDIADIFVGAVLGPLQTKVLMFGKQEEDLDSEIRMRVDLALRLLMPS; translated from the coding sequence ATGTCCGAACAGCAGCGAGTGGTCATGCGTCTGCCGGTCATGCCGGATGAGGAACGGCGTGAGCGTATTCTCAAGGCTGCCGAAGTGGTGTTTGACACTATGGGCTTTGGCGATGCGACCATGGAGGAGGTGGCGCGTCTGGCTGGCATGGCGAAAAAGACCGTCTACCGGTTCTTTCCCGATAAGCGCTGCTTGTTTACCGCGTTGATCCAGTCTCATGATCAATTGCAGATCGAAATCGGCGGTCAGCGCGGGCAAACGGCTGACCCGCGTGAGAGAGTGCGATTGGCGCTGGAGGCCCTGGCTCGGTTCGTCTTGTCGCCCCGCCAGATTCTGGTGACCCGGCTGATCATTGCCGAAGCGGGCAAGCATCCCGGCCTGACCCGGCAGTTTTACGAGGATTGTGTCGAGAATTTTCGAGCCTTTCTGGCGCAGGAGCTGGATTTCCACGTCGCGGTCAGCCCATCCGAGGCCGTTGATCGCCGCGATATTGCCGACATATTTGTCGGGGCGGTTCTGGGGCCGTTGCAGACAAAGGTTCTGATGTTCGGCAAGCAGGAAGAAGATCTGGACAGCGAAATCCGCATGCGCGTCGATCTGGCGTTGCGGTTGCTGATGCCATCGTAA
- a CDS encoding DUF1134 domain-containing protein: MRFSIIRDLFRTWIVTAGVVAASVVSQPATAMAQGDQYTMQEVVDAGHSFFGSTSGALAKVIEKAFGQYGLPNGYILGQEGSGAFIAGLTYGEGTLYTKNAGQHPVFWQGPSLGIDYGGNGSRTMMLVYNLPAVGSLYSRYGGVSGSAYVVAGVGMTALKNNNMVLVPIRTGVGARLGVNVGYLKLTQSSTWNPF, encoded by the coding sequence ATGCGCTTTTCCATCATTCGGGACCTTTTCAGGACCTGGATTGTAACGGCTGGCGTGGTTGCGGCAAGTGTTGTTTCGCAGCCCGCGACTGCAATGGCGCAAGGCGATCAATATACCATGCAGGAAGTGGTCGATGCGGGCCACTCCTTCTTCGGCTCGACCAGCGGCGCGCTGGCCAAGGTGATCGAGAAGGCCTTCGGGCAATATGGCCTGCCCAATGGCTACATTCTCGGCCAGGAAGGCTCCGGTGCATTTATCGCTGGCCTCACCTACGGCGAAGGCACGCTCTATACCAAGAATGCCGGCCAGCATCCGGTATTCTGGCAGGGGCCGTCGCTCGGAATCGATTACGGTGGCAATGGCAGCCGCACGATGATGCTGGTTTATAACCTGCCCGCCGTCGGCAGTCTCTACAGCCGCTATGGCGGCGTGAGCGGCTCGGCCTATGTGGTGGCTGGCGTCGGCATGACGGCACTGAAGAACAATAATATGGTTCTGGTGCCGATCCGCACTGGCGTCGGCGCAAGGCTTGGCGTCAATGTCGGCTATCTGAAGCTGACGCAATCCTCCACCTGGAACCCCTTCTGA
- a CDS encoding DUF1153 domain-containing protein, translating to MTETIRPRVKYVIGPDGSPLTIADLPPANTRRWVIRRKAEVVAAVRGGLLSLEEACERYTLTVEEFLSWQASINDHGLQGLRTTRIQQYRH from the coding sequence ATGACCGAAACGATACGCCCGCGAGTTAAATATGTTATCGGCCCTGACGGCAGTCCGTTGACAATTGCCGACCTGCCGCCAGCAAATACCCGTCGCTGGGTCATCCGCCGCAAGGCAGAGGTTGTGGCTGCCGTGCGCGGTGGCCTGTTGAGCCTTGAAGAAGCGTGTGAACGCTACACGCTGACCGTGGAGGAATTCCTGTCATGGCAGGCCTCCATCAATGACCATGGCTTGCAGGGCTTGAGAACGACCCGAATCCAGCAATACCGTCATTAA
- a CDS encoding DUF2793 domain-containing protein gives MADNSPRLDLPYILPSQAQKHVTHNEALLVLDAVTQLVIEGTFTTPPASPAAGSCYWVAATATDAWTGKEAHIAAWQDDSWAFLTPAAGWRAYVRATGRLQTYDGTAWQDLALPDTASFSRLGINATADDTNRLAVSSDAVLLNHAGGDNRLKLNKAGESNTATLLYQSNWQGRAEIGLAGSDQFSIKVCNDSGSCTTALLISGDGTVTQPARPAARAKLTSPSLVVSSGMVTGFNGLVISQGNMLLATATASGNGQSLKVPVAGLYMISLTLATAATDTYTATVVDSAQTSLLKMTIGTTETAAETHRTALITLDAGTEISLLHNGTATFASTDAGIKFSIFLI, from the coding sequence ATGGCAGACAATAGCCCACGCCTCGATTTGCCTTATATCCTGCCCTCCCAAGCCCAGAAACATGTCACTCATAACGAGGCGCTGCTGGTTCTGGATGCGGTAACGCAGCTTGTGATTGAAGGCACTTTTACCACGCCTCCCGCCTCCCCTGCCGCCGGCTCCTGTTACTGGGTTGCCGCCACCGCGACGGATGCCTGGACTGGCAAGGAAGCGCATATCGCCGCCTGGCAGGATGACAGCTGGGCTTTCCTGACGCCCGCCGCTGGCTGGCGCGCTTATGTCCGTGCGACGGGCCGATTGCAGACCTATGACGGCACGGCCTGGCAGGATCTCGCCCTGCCCGACACGGCCTCCTTTTCCCGGCTCGGGATCAATGCCACAGCCGATGACACCAACCGGCTGGCCGTGTCGAGCGATGCCGTGCTTCTCAATCACGCCGGTGGCGACAACAGGCTTAAACTCAACAAGGCGGGCGAGAGCAATACGGCAACGCTTCTCTATCAGTCCAACTGGCAAGGCCGCGCCGAAATAGGGCTGGCCGGCTCGGACCAGTTCAGCATCAAAGTCTGCAATGACAGTGGCAGTTGCACCACCGCCCTGCTGATTAGCGGCGACGGCACCGTCACCCAGCCGGCAAGACCCGCCGCTCGGGCAAAACTGACAAGCCCGTCCCTTGTGGTTTCCAGCGGCATGGTTACCGGATTTAACGGACTGGTCATCAGTCAGGGCAATATGCTGCTTGCCACCGCCACGGCAAGCGGCAATGGGCAAAGCCTGAAAGTGCCAGTCGCTGGCCTGTACATGATCTCTCTTACCCTCGCCACCGCCGCTACCGACACCTATACTGCAACCGTGGTGGACAGCGCTCAGACGAGCCTTTTAAAGATGACCATCGGCACGACGGAAACCGCTGCCGAAACCCATAGGACGGCCCTGATCACGCTGGACGCCGGAACGGAAATCAGCCTGTTGCATAATGGCACGGCTACATTTGCCTCCACCGATGCGGGCATTAAATTTTCGATATTTCTAATATAA
- the livM gene encoding high-affinity branched-chain amino acid ABC transporter permease LivM — MANVDISAVKAQPGLMARALKEAVFAGLLALGLFVLFIGIKTDQDINNALVWYTRWGLLSIFVAIAAIGRFAVVAVLRPWSAARKARAAAKPAATTDARPSFFKTHFLKIALVALILYPPVILFLVGTQGSLKYVDNFGIQILIYVMLAWGLNIVVGLAGLLDLGYVAFYAVGAYSYALLSQHFGLSFWLLLPISGILAAFWGIMLGFPVLRLRGDYLAIVTLAFGEIIRLVLINWTDVTQGTFGVSGIPKATLFGIPFDASAHGFAKTFGLPMSSAYYKIFLFYLALGLCMLTAYVTIRLRRMPIGRAWEALREDEIACRSLGIDTVKTKLTAFAIGAMFGGFAGSFFAARQGFVSPESFVFLESAVILAIVVLGGMGSLTGIAVAAIVMVGGTELLREMEFLKHVFGPDFTPELYRMLLFGLAMIVVMLFKPRGFVGSREPTAFLKERKAVSGSFTKEGHG; from the coding sequence ATGGCAAATGTCGACATTTCTGCCGTCAAGGCGCAGCCCGGCCTGATGGCGCGGGCATTGAAAGAAGCCGTGTTCGCAGGCTTGCTGGCGCTCGGCCTGTTCGTGCTGTTCATCGGCATCAAGACCGACCAGGACATCAACAATGCCCTGGTCTGGTATACGCGCTGGGGTCTTCTGTCGATTTTCGTGGCGATTGCCGCCATCGGCCGGTTTGCCGTGGTCGCTGTCTTGCGGCCCTGGTCGGCAGCGCGCAAGGCGCGGGCGGCTGCAAAGCCCGCCGCTACCACGGATGCCCGGCCATCGTTCTTCAAGACGCATTTCCTGAAGATTGCGCTTGTGGCGCTGATCCTCTATCCGCCGGTCATTCTCTTTCTGGTCGGTACACAGGGTTCGCTGAAATATGTCGATAATTTCGGCATCCAGATCCTGATCTACGTCATGCTCGCCTGGGGATTGAACATCGTCGTCGGTCTGGCCGGGTTGCTGGATCTCGGCTATGTCGCCTTCTATGCGGTCGGTGCCTATTCCTACGCGTTGCTGTCGCAGCATTTCGGCCTGTCTTTCTGGCTGCTGCTGCCGATATCGGGCATTCTGGCCGCCTTCTGGGGCATCATGCTCGGTTTTCCGGTGCTGCGCCTGCGGGGAGACTACCTCGCCATCGTCACGCTGGCCTTCGGGGAAATCATCCGGTTGGTGCTGATCAACTGGACGGATGTCACCCAGGGCACGTTCGGCGTATCGGGCATTCCCAAGGCGACACTGTTTGGCATTCCCTTCGATGCCTCGGCGCATGGTTTTGCCAAGACCTTCGGCCTGCCGATGTCCTCGGCCTATTACAAGATCTTCCTGTTCTATCTGGCGCTGGGGCTGTGCATGCTCACCGCCTATGTGACCATCCGGCTGCGGCGCATGCCGATTGGCCGGGCCTGGGAAGCGCTGCGCGAAGACGAGATCGCCTGCCGCTCGCTTGGCATCGACACGGTGAAGACCAAACTGACGGCCTTTGCCATCGGCGCGATGTTCGGCGGTTTTGCCGGGTCGTTCTTTGCCGCCCGCCAGGGTTTCGTGTCGCCGGAAAGCTTCGTCTTCCTGGAATCGGCGGTTATTCTCGCCATCGTGGTTCTGGGTGGCATGGGGTCTTTGACCGGTATCGCGGTCGCCGCCATCGTCATGGTCGGTGGCACGGAACTGCTGCGCGAGATGGAATTCCTGAAGCACGTGTTCGGACCTGATTTTACTCCTGAACTGTATCGCATGCTGCTATTCGGTCTTGCCATGATTGTGGTCATGCTGTTCAAGCCGCGCGGCTTTGTCGGCAGCAGAGAGCCGACGGCCTTCCTGAAGGAACGCAAGGCTGTCTCCGGCAGCTTTACCAAGGAGGGTCACGGCTGA
- a CDS encoding multidrug effflux MFS transporter, with amino-acid sequence MICAIGPLATDMYLGAMPLMATSLSTTAATIQLSVMTFFSGFTIGQMFYGPISDRTGRKPIIYVALAIFCLSSLGCLTASTGEQLLVWRFIQGVGGSIGMVIGTAIIRDTHTGSAATKLMSMVMLVIGVAPILAPFAGSLILKIANWQMIFVLLGCYAALCLLVVAIWLPETRLPADRASSKPSRALITYGGLLISRNFIPYAGTMALVQGGFFAYIAGSSFMLMTVYGLSAISYSIIFSTNAIGLGIGTQICNRFATRFGVKAAVRGSVLLYTVIALVLVATQLTGTDSLTITCILMFILVMSIGGIMPGCNVLAMEAHGTIAGTAAALAGGLSFGAGALSSFVLGLLENGTALPLVSVMAGCGILAVLVTQVFFEDRQETTVPEKA; translated from the coding sequence ATGATCTGTGCCATCGGGCCGCTTGCAACGGATATGTATCTGGGCGCCATGCCACTGATGGCTACGAGCTTATCGACCACAGCCGCGACGATCCAGCTGTCCGTCATGACATTTTTTTCCGGTTTCACCATCGGGCAAATGTTCTACGGGCCGATTTCCGACAGGACCGGCCGCAAGCCGATAATTTATGTGGCATTGGCTATCTTCTGCCTGTCCTCCCTTGGCTGTCTAACCGCATCGACCGGCGAGCAATTGCTGGTATGGCGCTTCATACAGGGCGTGGGCGGCTCGATCGGCATGGTCATCGGAACAGCCATCATCCGCGACACGCATACCGGCTCGGCAGCCACAAAGCTGATGTCCATGGTGATGCTGGTCATCGGCGTCGCCCCGATCCTCGCACCGTTTGCCGGCAGTCTCATTCTGAAAATAGCCAATTGGCAGATGATTTTCGTATTGCTCGGCTGCTATGCGGCGCTGTGCTTGCTGGTCGTCGCGATCTGGCTTCCCGAAACCCGGTTGCCAGCCGACCGCGCTTCCAGCAAACCCAGCCGTGCCCTCATCACCTATGGCGGATTGTTGATCAGCCGCAATTTCATCCCCTATGCCGGCACCATGGCGCTCGTCCAGGGCGGGTTCTTCGCCTATATCGCCGGGTCGTCTTTCATGCTGATGACGGTCTACGGGCTTTCGGCCATCAGTTACTCGATTATCTTCAGCACCAACGCAATCGGCCTTGGCATCGGCACGCAGATCTGCAACCGGTTTGCCACACGGTTCGGTGTAAAGGCCGCAGTACGCGGCTCCGTGCTGCTCTATACGGTCATCGCCCTGGTACTGGTCGCCACCCAGCTGACCGGCACCGATAGCCTGACGATCACCTGCATCCTGATGTTCATTCTCGTCATGTCGATTGGCGGCATCATGCCGGGTTGCAACGTGCTGGCAATGGAAGCCCATGGCACCATTGCCGGGACTGCCGCCGCCCTGGCGGGAGGCCTTTCCTTTGGCGCAGGCGCCCTGTCCAGCTTTGTCCTCGGCTTGCTGGAAAACGGCACCGCCCTGCCTCTGGTCAGCGTCATGGCCGGTTGCGGTATCCTGGCCGTACTTGTCACCCAGGTATTTTTCGAGGACAGGCAAGAGACAACAGTTCCCGAAAAAGCCTGA
- the cysQ gene encoding 3'(2'),5'-bisphosphate nucleotidase CysQ translates to MIDLFEKAAIAAGRDIMDVFHNGPTVRTKRDASPVTEADERAEAIILSALAAQFPAIPVVAEEAVAAGNIPQTRGQPFILVDPLDGTKEFIRKSSDFTVNIALIEAGIPVMGIVYAPARGQAYIGDRNGALKIEIDANFHPVSRQSIKVRTPTDGMIAVASRAHSGPETEEFLVNHAITDTRSVGSSLKFCLVAEGAADVYPRFGRTMEWDTAAGDAVLRAAGGMTVGPDGAPLLYGKRDQLHDSDFANPSFIAWGDRQA, encoded by the coding sequence GTGATTGATTTGTTTGAAAAGGCGGCAATAGCCGCAGGCCGCGATATTATGGACGTGTTCCACAATGGCCCGACGGTGCGCACCAAGCGCGACGCCTCACCGGTGACCGAGGCCGATGAGCGGGCGGAAGCGATCATTCTTTCCGCCCTGGCGGCACAGTTTCCCGCTATTCCCGTGGTGGCCGAGGAAGCCGTCGCCGCCGGCAATATTCCCCAGACCAGAGGCCAGCCCTTCATTCTGGTCGATCCACTTGACGGCACCAAGGAATTCATTCGCAAAAGCTCCGACTTCACGGTCAATATCGCGCTGATCGAGGCGGGTATTCCCGTCATGGGCATCGTCTATGCTCCGGCGCGTGGCCAAGCCTATATTGGCGACCGCAACGGCGCCCTCAAGATCGAGATCGATGCCAATTTCCACCCGGTTTCGCGCCAGTCCATCAAGGTGCGCACTCCCACAGACGGGATGATCGCAGTGGCCAGCCGCGCACATAGCGGCCCGGAAACTGAAGAATTCCTGGTAAACCACGCCATAACCGATACCCGTTCCGTCGGTTCATCGCTGAAATTCTGCCTGGTGGCGGAAGGGGCGGCCGATGTCTATCCACGGTTCGGCCGAACGATGGAATGGGATACCGCCGCAGGCGACGCCGTGCTGCGGGCCGCGGGTGGCATGACAGTCGGACCAGACGGTGCGCCGCTGCTCTACGGCAAACGCGATCAGCTCCATGATAGCGATTTCGCCAATCCCTCCTTCATCGCCTGGGGTGACAGACAGGCCTGA
- a CDS encoding sugar transferase — protein MGVPHAQQGLQARRINRRRTRFSRNRVHLIAKRSLDILISISALTILLPFLLSVAALIKLTSPGPVLFRQMRWGRDQQKIRIYKFRTMYAAECDDSGVRQTTENDPRITAVGAVLRRTNIDELPQLLNVLKGDMSLVGPRCHAIGMLAAGMPYEDLVTDYHHRHQVKPGLTGLAQMRGLRGPTGSAAKARARIAADLFYVDNFSFWLDIKIILGTIHSELTCGKGF, from the coding sequence ATGGGTGTACCGCATGCACAGCAAGGCCTTCAGGCACGTCGCATCAACCGACGACGGACGCGGTTTTCAAGAAATCGGGTTCATCTGATTGCTAAACGAAGCCTCGACATCCTGATCTCGATCAGCGCATTGACGATCTTGCTGCCGTTTCTGCTGTCGGTCGCCGCGCTGATCAAGCTCACCTCCCCCGGCCCGGTGCTGTTTCGGCAGATGCGCTGGGGCCGCGACCAGCAAAAAATCCGCATCTACAAATTCCGCACCATGTATGCTGCGGAATGTGACGATAGCGGCGTGCGGCAAACTACCGAAAACGATCCCCGTATTACTGCCGTCGGCGCAGTCCTGCGGCGAACCAATATCGACGAACTTCCACAATTACTGAATGTGTTGAAGGGTGACATGTCGCTGGTCGGACCGCGCTGCCACGCGATTGGCATGTTGGCCGCCGGCATGCCCTACGAGGATCTGGTTACCGATTATCATCACCGGCATCAGGTCAAGCCCGGTCTGACCGGCCTTGCCCAGATGCGAGGCCTGCGCGGACCGACCGGCTCCGCCGCCAAAGCCCGCGCCCGGATCGCCGCCGACTTGTTTTATGTGGATAATTTTTCGTTCTGGCTCGATATCAAGATCATCCTCGGCACCATCCACTCCGAACTGACCTGCGGCAAAGGCTTTTAA
- the ctrA gene encoding response regulator transcription factor CtrA, with amino-acid sequence MRVLLIEDDSATAQSIELMLKSESFNVYTTDLGEEGVDLGKLYDYDIILLDLNLPDMSGYEVLRTLRLSKVKTPILILSGMAGIEDKVRGLGFGADDYMTKPFHKDELVARIHAIVRRSKGHAQSIIITGELIVNLDAKTVEVGGQRVHLTGKEYQMLELLSLRKGTTLTKEMFLNHLYGGMDEPELKIIDVFICKLRKKLANAAGGANYIETVWGRGYVLREPDSAEYMETA; translated from the coding sequence ATGCGGGTTCTACTCATCGAAGACGACAGCGCCACAGCGCAGAGCATCGAACTGATGCTCAAGTCCGAAAGTTTTAACGTCTACACCACCGATCTCGGTGAGGAAGGCGTCGACCTCGGGAAACTATACGACTACGACATCATCCTGCTGGACCTCAATCTTCCCGACATGTCGGGTTACGAGGTCTTGAGAACGCTTCGCCTGTCCAAGGTCAAGACACCGATCCTCATCCTGTCCGGCATGGCCGGCATTGAGGACAAGGTTCGTGGTCTCGGCTTCGGCGCTGACGATTACATGACAAAGCCGTTCCACAAGGACGAGCTTGTTGCCCGCATCCATGCGATCGTTCGTCGTTCCAAGGGCCATGCCCAGTCGATCATCATCACCGGCGAACTGATCGTCAATCTCGACGCCAAGACCGTCGAAGTTGGTGGCCAGCGCGTTCACCTGACCGGCAAGGAATACCAGATGCTGGAGCTGCTTTCGCTCCGCAAGGGTACCACGCTGACAAAGGAAATGTTCCTTAACCATCTCTATGGTGGCATGGACGAGCCGGAATTGAAAATCATCGACGTGTTCATCTGCAAGCTTCGCAAGAAGCTGGCCAATGCCGCCGGTGGTGCAAACTATATCGAAACCGTCTGGGGCCGTGGCTATGTGCTGCGCGAACCTGACAGTGCCGAATATATGGAAACGGCCTGA
- a CDS encoding ABC transporter ATP-binding protein, with protein sequence MTSGTQTMSNDPILTVEHLSMKFGGLMAINDFSFEARRGEITALIGPNGAGKTTVFNCITGFYKPTMGMVTLRQKAGKEFLLERLTDFEITKKAKVARTFQNIRLFSGLTVLENLLVAQHNALMKASGYTVLGLLGLPAYKKAAALSIDKARFWLERADLIERADDPAGDLPYGAQRRLEIARAMCTEPELLCLDEPAAGLNPRESLALNTLLNGIRDETGTSIMLIEHDMSVVMEISDHVVVLEYGQKISDGTPDHVKNDPRVIAAYLGVEDEELDDAISDVEAVAGGKL encoded by the coding sequence ATGACATCCGGGACGCAAACCATGAGCAATGACCCAATCTTGACGGTCGAGCACCTGTCGATGAAATTCGGCGGCTTGATGGCCATCAACGACTTCTCTTTTGAAGCCCGGCGCGGTGAAATTACCGCGCTGATCGGCCCGAACGGAGCGGGCAAGACCACGGTGTTCAACTGCATTACCGGCTTCTACAAGCCGACAATGGGGATGGTCACCCTGCGCCAGAAGGCTGGCAAGGAATTCCTTTTGGAACGCCTGACGGATTTCGAGATTACCAAGAAAGCCAAGGTGGCGCGTACCTTCCAGAATATCCGGCTGTTCTCCGGCCTGACCGTGCTGGAAAACCTGCTGGTTGCCCAGCACAATGCGCTGATGAAGGCCTCCGGCTATACGGTGCTCGGTCTGCTCGGCCTGCCCGCCTACAAGAAGGCAGCGGCACTGTCGATCGACAAGGCGAGGTTCTGGCTGGAGCGCGCCGACCTGATCGAGCGGGCCGACGATCCGGCTGGCGATCTGCCCTACGGCGCACAGCGGCGTCTCGAAATCGCTCGCGCAATGTGTACGGAACCGGAATTGCTGTGCCTGGATGAGCCTGCTGCCGGCCTCAACCCACGGGAATCGCTGGCGCTCAACACTCTGCTCAATGGCATCAGGGACGAAACCGGCACATCGATCATGCTGATCGAGCACGATATGTCGGTGGTCATGGAAATCTCCGACCACGTTGTGGTGCTGGAATATGGCCAGAAGATTTCCGATGGCACGCCTGACCACGTGAAGAACGACCCGAGAGTCATTGCGGCCTATCTTGGTGTCGAGGATGAAGAACTGGACGACGCGATTTCCGATGTGGAAGCCGTGGCCGGAGGCAAATTGTGA
- a CDS encoding branched-chain amino acid ABC transporter permease, producing MDYFIQQLINGLTLGSIYGLVAIGYTMVYGIVGMINFAHGDIFMLGGFAALIVFLLLTTFFAGIPVALALLIMLVVSMLMTGLWNWTIERVAYRPLRGSFRLAPLITAIGMSIALSNFIQVAQGPRNKPIPALVNDVYHFGAITVSLKQMIIVAVTAVLLAAFWYIVNKTPLGRAQRATEQDRKMAALLGVDVDRTISVTFVMGAALAAVAGTMYLMYYGVASFTDGFIPGVKAFTAAVLGGIGSLPGAVLGGLLIGLIESLWSAYFTIAYKDVATFGILAFVLIFKPTGILGRPEVEKV from the coding sequence ATGGATTATTTCATCCAGCAGCTTATCAACGGGCTGACGCTTGGCTCGATCTATGGCCTGGTGGCGATCGGCTATACGATGGTCTACGGGATTGTCGGCATGATCAACTTCGCCCATGGCGATATTTTCATGCTCGGCGGTTTTGCCGCCTTGATTGTCTTTTTGCTTCTCACGACATTTTTTGCAGGCATTCCAGTGGCTTTGGCGCTGCTGATCATGTTGGTTGTATCGATGTTGATGACCGGCTTGTGGAACTGGACCATTGAGCGGGTCGCCTATCGACCCTTGCGCGGGTCCTTCCGGCTGGCGCCGCTGATCACGGCGATCGGCATGTCGATCGCGCTGTCCAATTTTATTCAGGTCGCGCAAGGCCCTCGCAACAAGCCAATTCCGGCATTGGTCAATGATGTCTATCATTTCGGCGCCATCACGGTGTCGCTGAAGCAGATGATCATCGTCGCGGTAACGGCGGTGCTGCTGGCTGCCTTCTGGTATATCGTCAACAAGACGCCGCTTGGCCGTGCTCAGCGTGCCACCGAGCAGGACCGTAAGATGGCGGCCCTTTTGGGCGTTGATGTCGACCGGACCATTTCCGTCACCTTCGTGATGGGCGCGGCGCTGGCTGCGGTGGCTGGTACCATGTATCTGATGTATTACGGGGTTGCCTCCTTTACCGATGGCTTCATTCCCGGCGTCAAGGCCTTCACCGCGGCGGTTTTGGGCGGCATCGGTTCGTTGCCGGGCGCAGTCCTTGGCGGCCTGCTGATCGGCCTGATCGAATCCCTGTGGTCGGCTTATTTCACCATCGCCTACAAGGATGTCGCCACCTTCGGCATCCTGGCTTTCGTGCTGATTTTCAAACCGACCGGCATCCTGGGCCGTCCCGAAGTCGAGAAGGTCTGA
- a CDS encoding response regulator, with protein MKNLIIADSSDIVRKVGRKILSELGFGVTEASTAREAMLACEAQLPHVIIVDSGLDGALGLITNIRAMPEGKTVRIFYCVIEADLKHMMQGKRAGASDFLLKPFDRKTLTEVFSDREAA; from the coding sequence ATGAAGAACCTGATCATTGCTGACTCGTCAGATATCGTTCGAAAGGTTGGCCGTAAAATTCTGTCCGAACTGGGTTTTGGAGTGACGGAAGCATCCACGGCGCGTGAGGCGATGCTGGCTTGCGAAGCACAATTACCGCATGTGATCATCGTTGATTCGGGCCTGGACGGCGCGCTTGGGCTGATCACCAATATCCGGGCCATGCCGGAGGGTAAAACGGTGCGGATTTTCTATTGCGTCATCGAAGCCGACCTGAAACACATGATGCAAGGCAAGCGGGCCGGAGCCAGCGACTTCCTGCTGAAGCCCTTCGACCGGAAAACACTGACCGAAGTGTTCAGCGACCGCGAAGCCGCCTGA